The following coding sequences are from one Verrucosispora sp. WMMD573 window:
- the argC gene encoding N-acetyl-gamma-glutamyl-phosphate reductase: MGIRAVVAGASGYAGGELLRLVAGHPEFDLVAATAHSQAGQRLDAVHPQLTGLDVILGATAPEVLAEADLVFLALPHGESAALAAQLPAGVRIVDLGADHRLVDADAWARYYGGPHAGAWTYGLPELPGQRERIAAAERVASTGCYAATITLALAPLITAGAARPDDVVVVAASGTSGAGRAAKAHLLASEVMGDLSPYKVGAHQHVPEIKQATGATGLSFTPVLAPMPRGILATVTALPTGEAEPRAVLAQAYADEPFVHLLPEGRWPHTAATLGGNSCHLQATVDADSGRLIVVAALDNLGKGAAGQAVQNANLMFDLPETTGLSVWGTAP; the protein is encoded by the coding sequence ATGGGGATTCGGGCTGTGGTCGCCGGAGCAAGTGGGTACGCCGGTGGCGAGCTGCTCCGCCTGGTCGCCGGACACCCCGAGTTCGACCTGGTCGCGGCGACCGCACACAGTCAGGCCGGGCAACGGCTCGACGCCGTCCATCCGCAGCTGACCGGGCTGGACGTGATCCTCGGTGCGACCGCGCCGGAGGTGCTGGCCGAGGCAGACCTCGTCTTCCTCGCCCTGCCGCACGGTGAGTCCGCCGCCCTCGCGGCGCAACTGCCCGCCGGAGTCCGGATCGTCGATCTCGGCGCCGACCACCGGCTGGTGGACGCCGACGCCTGGGCCCGTTACTACGGCGGCCCGCACGCGGGTGCGTGGACCTACGGCCTGCCCGAGCTGCCCGGCCAGCGCGAGCGGATCGCCGCCGCGGAACGGGTGGCCAGCACCGGCTGCTACGCGGCGACGATCACCCTGGCGCTGGCTCCGCTGATCACCGCCGGCGCGGCCCGGCCCGACGACGTGGTGGTCGTCGCCGCGTCGGGCACCTCGGGCGCGGGCCGGGCCGCCAAGGCGCACCTGCTGGCCAGTGAGGTGATGGGCGACCTGTCGCCCTACAAGGTGGGCGCGCACCAGCACGTACCCGAGATCAAGCAGGCCACCGGGGCGACCGGGCTGTCGTTCACGCCGGTGCTGGCACCGATGCCGCGCGGCATCCTGGCCACGGTCACCGCGTTGCCGACCGGCGAGGCCGAGCCGCGCGCGGTGCTGGCACAGGCGTACGCGGACGAGCCGTTCGTGCATCTGCTGCCCGAGGGGCGGTGGCCGCACACCGCCGCCACGCTCGGCGGCAACTCCTGTCATCTGCAGGCCACCGTCGATGCCGACTCCGGTCGGCTTATCGTGGTCGCCGCGCTGGACAACCTCGGCAAGGGTGCCGCCGGTCAGGCGGTGCAGAACGCCAATCTGATGTTCGATCTGCCCGAAACCACGGGCCTGTCCGTCTGGGGGACCGCACCATGA